Proteins from a single region of Drosophila biarmipes strain raj3 chromosome 3R, RU_DBia_V1.1, whole genome shotgun sequence:
- the LOC108025446 gene encoding sodium-independent sulfate anion transporter, translating into MSQRADDGHTNSGFNGGSEVSLDIPTNTLYHTSRDCIVQEEQGPNESCLEGAQSCCSSLWSNIFRKKTLYKRFPILVWLPQYKKDYIFGDIVAGVSVALTVIPQALAYAGIAGLDLQYGLYACFLGCFIYIFIGSSKDVPIGPTAISALLSFQIAGGSWQMATLLTFLTGLIEILMGVFRLGFLIDFVSGPVGAGFTSAVSLIIFSSQMKDFLGIKTSGNTFLQVWISIVNDIHNISWPDFILGLICITLLLSLRALASCTLGPKGGKTTTQKLLTGIFWTIGTARNALLVCGTAGLGYWLFVNGKEDLVRTVGFVPKGLPSFQPPPFHMDAVVNETTGEVLQEAQSFWDMVSTLGSGLIVVPLIALLETMAVVQAFADGKPTDATQELIASGVCNVANSFVQGLRSNGGIARGAILNASGVRTQLSNLYTSVIVIIALLYLTPCFYYIPKAALASIIIAAVIFMVQYRVIKPMWHSKKTDLIPGLGAFFACLVLPLQLGILVGIGINVVFILYQAARPKLRIETLATTTGLKYLMLTPDRCLIFPSMEFVRKVINKQGQKSTLPVVIDCTHIYGADFTAAKVISTMVMDFKLREQPLFFYNLQPRVAQVFEGLNKDLVVIYDITTLHAKLAEKSPPT; encoded by the exons ATGAGTCAAAGGGCTGACGACGGCCACACGAACAGTGGCTTCAACGGCGGCTCCGAGGTGTCCTTGGACATACCCACCAATACCCTGTACCACACCTCGCGGGACTGCATAGtgcaggaggagcagggcCCCAACGAGAGCTGCCTGGAGGGAGCCCAGAGCTGCTGCTCGAGCCTGTGGTCCAATATCTTCAGGAAGAAGACCCTGTACAAGAGGTTTCCCATCCTAGTCTGGCTGCCGCAGTACAAAAAGGATTACATCTTCGGTGACATTGTGGCGGGCGTTTCCGTGGCCCTGACTGTGATTCCCCAGGCCCTGGCCTACGCTGGCATCGCCGGATTGGATCTGCAGTACGGACTGTACGCCTGCTTCCTGGGCTGCTTCATATACATCTTCATTGGGTCCAGCAAGGATGTGCCCATAGGACCCACGGCCATTTCAGCTCTTCTGTCCTTCCAAATCGCCGGGGGCAGCTGGCAAATGGCCACGCTGCTGACCTTCCTCACCGGGCTCATCGAGATCCTGATGGGCGTCTTCCGACTGGGCTTCCTCATCGACTTCGTTTCCGGGCCTGTGGGAGCGGGCTTCACCAGCGCCGTATCGCTGATCATCTTCAGCTCCCAGATGAAGGACTTTCTGGGCATCAAAACCAGCGGCAACACCTTCCTGCAGGTCTGGATCAGCATTGTGAACGACATACACAACATCAGCTGGCCGGACTTCATCCTGGGACTCATCTGCATTACGCTTCTGCTGAGTCTCAGAGCCCTGGCCAGCTGCACCCTGGGTCCCAAGGGGGGCAAGACCACCACCCAAAAGCTGCTCACTGGCATTTTCTGGACCATTGGAACTGCCCGGAACGCCCTGCTGGTTTGTGGCACCGCAGGACTGGGCTACTGGCTGTTCGTCAACGGCAAGGAGGACCTCGTGAGGACCGTGGGCTTTGTGCCCAAGGGGCTGCCCTCCTTTCAGCCGCCTCCCTTCCACATGGATGCAGTTGTCAACGAAACCACGGGAGAGGTCCTGCAGGAGGCGCAGAGCTTCTGGGACATGGTCAGCACCCTGGGATCCGGACTGATCGTGGTTCCCCTTATCGCTCTTCTGGAAACAATGGCCGTTGTTCAGGCTTTCG CTGACGGCAAGCCCACGGACGCCACGCAGGAGTTGATCGCCTCTGGGGTCTGCAACGTGGCCAACTCATTTGTCCAGGGTCTTCGGAGCAACGGAGGGATCGCCCGCGGAGCCATCCTCAACGCCAGTGGAGTGAGGACCCAGCTGTCCAACCTCTACACCAGCGTGATCGTGATCATCGCCCTGCTCTACCTCACGCCCTGCTTCTACTACATTCCCAAGGCGGCCCTGGCCTCCATCATCATTGCGGCGGTGATCTTCATGGTCCAGTACCGAGTGATCAAGCCCATGTGGCACAGTAAAA AAACCGATCTCATTCCCGGTTTGGGAGCCTTCTTCGCCTGCCTGGTGCTGCCCCTGCAGCTGGGCATCCTCGTGGGCATCGGCATCAACGTGGTCTTCATCCTCTACCAGGCGGCCAGGCCCAAGCTGCGCATCGAAACGCTGGCG ACCACTACCGGCCTGAAGTACCTGATGCTCACCCCCGACCGCTGCCTCATCTTCCCCTCCATGGAGTTTGTGCGCAAGGTGATCAACAAGCAGGGCCAGAAGTCCACGCTGCCCGTGGTCATCGACTGCACGCACATCTACGGAGCGGACTTCACGGCCGCCAAGGTGATATCCACCATGGTGATGGACTTCAAGCTGCGGGAGCAGCCGCTCTTCTTCTACAACCTGCAGCCGCGGGTGGCGCAGGTGTTCGAGGGGCTCAACAAGGACCTGGTGGTCATCTACGACATCACCACGCTGCACGCCAAGCTGGCGGAGAAGTCGCCTCCGACCTGA
- the LOC108025343 gene encoding phosphoribosyl pyrophosphate synthase-associated protein 2 isoform X6, whose protein sequence is MLLQRNKLGSVRPPKRCRSDMDNTSTSDIVIINGNSHPDLANMVAERMGIKNGGCSVFHKSNRETIVEISDSVRGKDIYIIQTGTKDANNNIMELLIMAYACKTSSARSIVGVIPYLPYSKQCKMRKRGCIVSKLLAKMMCTSGLTHIITMDLHQKEIQGFFDIPVDNLRASPFLLQYIQESIPDYRNSVIVARNPGVAKKANSYAERLRLGLAVIHGEQKETDADEVDGRYSPPPTSTRQRTTSVSVGVPEHIVKVKPPLTIVGDVSGRIAIMVDDLIDDVQAFVAAAEMLKEHGACKIYVLATHGLLSSDAPRQLDESPIDEIVVTNTIPHEIQKLQCHKIKTIDISILIAEAIRRIHNKESMSYLFRNVTLED, encoded by the exons ATTAGGCAGCGTACGGCCACCAAAGCGTTGCAGGAGCGACATGGATAACACCTCCACCTCGGACATCGTCATCATCAATGGCAACTCGCATCCGGATCTGGCCAACATGGTGGCCGAGCGGATGGGCATCAAGAACGGCGGCTGCTCCGTGTTCCACAAGTCCAACAGGGAGACCATTGTGGAGATCAGCGATTCCGTAAGAGGCAAGGACATCTACATCATCCAGACGGGCACCAA GGatgccaacaacaacatcatGGAGCTGCTGATCATGGCCTACGCCTGCAAGACCTCGTCAGCCCGCTCCATCGTGGGGGTGATTCCTTACTTGCCGTATTCGAAGCAGTGCAAGATGCGCAAGCGCGGCTGCATTGTGTCCAAGCTGCTGGCCAAGATGATGTGCACCTCGGGCCTGACCCACATCATCACCATGGACCTGCACCAGAAGGAGATCCAGGGCTTCTTCGACATACCAGTGGACAATCTGAGGGCGTCGCCCTTTCTGCTCCAATACATTCAGGAGAGC ATTCCCGACTATCGCAACTCGGTGATTGTGGCCCGCAATCCTGGAGTGGCCAAGAAGGCCAACTCGTATGCCGAGCGCCTACGACTTGGCCTGGCCGTCATCCACGGCGAACAGAAGGAGACCGATGCCGACGAGGTCGACGGCCGGTACTCCCCTCCACCGACCAG CACCCGCCAGCGGACCACCTCGGTTTCGGTGGGTGTGCCGGAGCACATTGTCAAGGTCAAGCCCCCACTGACCATTGTGGGCGATGTCAGCGGCCGCATCGCCATCATGGTG GATGACCTGATCGACGACGTCCAGGCCTTTGTGGCCGCCGCCGAGATGCTGAAGGAGCACGGGGCCTGCAAGATCTACGTGCTGGCCACCCATGGTCTGCTCAGCTCAGATGCCCCGCGACAGCTGGACGAGTCGCCCATCGATGAG ATCGTCGTCACCAATACCATTCCACACGAGATCCAGAAGCTGCAGTGTCACAAGATCAAGACGATCGACATCTCCATTCTGATCGCCGAGGCCATTCGGCGCATCCACAACAAGGAGTCCATGTCCTATCTGTTCCGCAACGTAACGCTGGAGGATTAG
- the LOC108025343 gene encoding phosphoribosyl pyrophosphate synthase-associated protein 2 isoform X5 codes for MLLQRNKLGSVRPPKRCRSDMDNTSTSDIVIINGNSHPDLANMVAERMGIKNGGCSVFHKSNRETIVEISDSVRGKDIYIIQTGTKDANNNIMELLIMAYACKTSSARSIVGVIPYLPYSKQCKMRKRGCIVSKLLAKMMCTSGLTHIITMDLHQKEIQGFFDIPVDNLRASPFLLQYIQESIPDYRNSVIVARNPGVAKKANSYAERLRLGLAVIHGEQKETDADEVDGRYSPPPTSSTRQRTTSVSVGVPEHIVKVKPPLTIVGDVSGRIAIMVDDLIDDVQAFVAAAEMLKEHGACKIYVLATHGLLSSDAPRQLDESPIDEIVVTNTIPHEIQKLQCHKIKTIDISILIAEAIRRIHNKESMSYLFRNVTLED; via the exons ATTAGGCAGCGTACGGCCACCAAAGCGTTGCAGGAGCGACATGGATAACACCTCCACCTCGGACATCGTCATCATCAATGGCAACTCGCATCCGGATCTGGCCAACATGGTGGCCGAGCGGATGGGCATCAAGAACGGCGGCTGCTCCGTGTTCCACAAGTCCAACAGGGAGACCATTGTGGAGATCAGCGATTCCGTAAGAGGCAAGGACATCTACATCATCCAGACGGGCACCAA GGatgccaacaacaacatcatGGAGCTGCTGATCATGGCCTACGCCTGCAAGACCTCGTCAGCCCGCTCCATCGTGGGGGTGATTCCTTACTTGCCGTATTCGAAGCAGTGCAAGATGCGCAAGCGCGGCTGCATTGTGTCCAAGCTGCTGGCCAAGATGATGTGCACCTCGGGCCTGACCCACATCATCACCATGGACCTGCACCAGAAGGAGATCCAGGGCTTCTTCGACATACCAGTGGACAATCTGAGGGCGTCGCCCTTTCTGCTCCAATACATTCAGGAGAGC ATTCCCGACTATCGCAACTCGGTGATTGTGGCCCGCAATCCTGGAGTGGCCAAGAAGGCCAACTCGTATGCCGAGCGCCTACGACTTGGCCTGGCCGTCATCCACGGCGAACAGAAGGAGACCGATGCCGACGAGGTCGACGGCCGGTACTCCCCTCCACCGACCAG CAGCACCCGCCAGCGGACCACCTCGGTTTCGGTGGGTGTGCCGGAGCACATTGTCAAGGTCAAGCCCCCACTGACCATTGTGGGCGATGTCAGCGGCCGCATCGCCATCATGGTG GATGACCTGATCGACGACGTCCAGGCCTTTGTGGCCGCCGCCGAGATGCTGAAGGAGCACGGGGCCTGCAAGATCTACGTGCTGGCCACCCATGGTCTGCTCAGCTCAGATGCCCCGCGACAGCTGGACGAGTCGCCCATCGATGAG ATCGTCGTCACCAATACCATTCCACACGAGATCCAGAAGCTGCAGTGTCACAAGATCAAGACGATCGACATCTCCATTCTGATCGCCGAGGCCATTCGGCGCATCCACAACAAGGAGTCCATGTCCTATCTGTTCCGCAACGTAACGCTGGAGGATTAG
- the LOC108025343 gene encoding phosphoribosyl pyrophosphate synthase-associated protein 2 isoform X3, whose translation MLLQRNKLGSVRPPKRCRSDMDNTSTSDIVIINGNSHPDLANMVAERMGIKNGGCSVFHKSNRETIVEISDSVRGKDIYIIQTGTKDANNNIMELLIMAYACKTSSARSIVGVIPYLPYSKQCKMRKRGCIVSKLLAKMMCTSGLTHIITMDLHQKEIQGFFDIPVDNLRASPFLLQYIQESIPDYRNSVIVARNPGVAKKANSYAERLRLGLAVIHGEQKETDADEVDGRYSPPPTRNSTPQHAPSSSTRQRTTSVSVGVPEHIVKVKPPLTIVGDVSGRIAIMVDDLIDDVQAFVAAAEMLKEHGACKIYVLATHGLLSSDAPRQLDESPIDEIVVTNTIPHEIQKLQCHKIKTIDISILIAEAIRRIHNKESMSYLFRNVTLED comes from the exons ATTAGGCAGCGTACGGCCACCAAAGCGTTGCAGGAGCGACATGGATAACACCTCCACCTCGGACATCGTCATCATCAATGGCAACTCGCATCCGGATCTGGCCAACATGGTGGCCGAGCGGATGGGCATCAAGAACGGCGGCTGCTCCGTGTTCCACAAGTCCAACAGGGAGACCATTGTGGAGATCAGCGATTCCGTAAGAGGCAAGGACATCTACATCATCCAGACGGGCACCAA GGatgccaacaacaacatcatGGAGCTGCTGATCATGGCCTACGCCTGCAAGACCTCGTCAGCCCGCTCCATCGTGGGGGTGATTCCTTACTTGCCGTATTCGAAGCAGTGCAAGATGCGCAAGCGCGGCTGCATTGTGTCCAAGCTGCTGGCCAAGATGATGTGCACCTCGGGCCTGACCCACATCATCACCATGGACCTGCACCAGAAGGAGATCCAGGGCTTCTTCGACATACCAGTGGACAATCTGAGGGCGTCGCCCTTTCTGCTCCAATACATTCAGGAGAGC ATTCCCGACTATCGCAACTCGGTGATTGTGGCCCGCAATCCTGGAGTGGCCAAGAAGGCCAACTCGTATGCCGAGCGCCTACGACTTGGCCTGGCCGTCATCCACGGCGAACAGAAGGAGACCGATGCCGACGAGGTCGACGGCCGGTACTCCCCTCCACCGACCAG AAACTCTACTCCACAACACGCCCCATCCAGCAGCACCCGCCAGCGGACCACCTCGGTTTCGGTGGGTGTGCCGGAGCACATTGTCAAGGTCAAGCCCCCACTGACCATTGTGGGCGATGTCAGCGGCCGCATCGCCATCATGGTG GATGACCTGATCGACGACGTCCAGGCCTTTGTGGCCGCCGCCGAGATGCTGAAGGAGCACGGGGCCTGCAAGATCTACGTGCTGGCCACCCATGGTCTGCTCAGCTCAGATGCCCCGCGACAGCTGGACGAGTCGCCCATCGATGAG ATCGTCGTCACCAATACCATTCCACACGAGATCCAGAAGCTGCAGTGTCACAAGATCAAGACGATCGACATCTCCATTCTGATCGCCGAGGCCATTCGGCGCATCCACAACAAGGAGTCCATGTCCTATCTGTTCCGCAACGTAACGCTGGAGGATTAG
- the LOC108025343 gene encoding phosphoribosyl pyrophosphate synthase-associated protein 2 isoform X4 translates to MDNTSTSDIVIINGNSHPDLANMVAERMGIKNGGCSVFHKSNRETIVEISDSVRGKDIYIIQTGTKDANNNIMELLIMAYACKTSSARSIVGVIPYLPYSKQCKMRKRGCIVSKLLAKMMCTSGLTHIITMDLHQKEIQGFFDIPVDNLRASPFLLQYIQESIPDYRNSVIVARNPGVAKKANSYAERLRLGLAVIHGEQKETDADEVDGRYSPPPTSAYSNLLGNSVEMCLPATPRNSTPQHAPSSSTRQRTTSVSVGVPEHIVKVKPPLTIVGDVSGRIAIMVDDLIDDVQAFVAAAEMLKEHGACKIYVLATHGLLSSDAPRQLDESPIDEIVVTNTIPHEIQKLQCHKIKTIDISILIAEAIRRIHNKESMSYLFRNVTLED, encoded by the exons ATGGATAACACCTCCACCTCGGACATCGTCATCATCAATGGCAACTCGCATCCGGATCTGGCCAACATGGTGGCCGAGCGGATGGGCATCAAGAACGGCGGCTGCTCCGTGTTCCACAAGTCCAACAGGGAGACCATTGTGGAGATCAGCGATTCCGTAAGAGGCAAGGACATCTACATCATCCAGACGGGCACCAA GGatgccaacaacaacatcatGGAGCTGCTGATCATGGCCTACGCCTGCAAGACCTCGTCAGCCCGCTCCATCGTGGGGGTGATTCCTTACTTGCCGTATTCGAAGCAGTGCAAGATGCGCAAGCGCGGCTGCATTGTGTCCAAGCTGCTGGCCAAGATGATGTGCACCTCGGGCCTGACCCACATCATCACCATGGACCTGCACCAGAAGGAGATCCAGGGCTTCTTCGACATACCAGTGGACAATCTGAGGGCGTCGCCCTTTCTGCTCCAATACATTCAGGAGAGC ATTCCCGACTATCGCAACTCGGTGATTGTGGCCCGCAATCCTGGAGTGGCCAAGAAGGCCAACTCGTATGCCGAGCGCCTACGACTTGGCCTGGCCGTCATCCACGGCGAACAGAAGGAGACCGATGCCGACGAGGTCGACGGCCGGTACTCCCCTCCACCGACCAG TGCGTATAGCAATTTATTAGGAAATTCAGTTGAAATGTGCTTACCAGCGACGCCTAG AAACTCTACTCCACAACACGCCCCATCCAGCAGCACCCGCCAGCGGACCACCTCGGTTTCGGTGGGTGTGCCGGAGCACATTGTCAAGGTCAAGCCCCCACTGACCATTGTGGGCGATGTCAGCGGCCGCATCGCCATCATGGTG GATGACCTGATCGACGACGTCCAGGCCTTTGTGGCCGCCGCCGAGATGCTGAAGGAGCACGGGGCCTGCAAGATCTACGTGCTGGCCACCCATGGTCTGCTCAGCTCAGATGCCCCGCGACAGCTGGACGAGTCGCCCATCGATGAG ATCGTCGTCACCAATACCATTCCACACGAGATCCAGAAGCTGCAGTGTCACAAGATCAAGACGATCGACATCTCCATTCTGATCGCCGAGGCCATTCGGCGCATCCACAACAAGGAGTCCATGTCCTATCTGTTCCGCAACGTAACGCTGGAGGATTAG
- the LOC108025343 gene encoding phosphoribosyl pyrophosphate synthase-associated protein 2 isoform X2 has product MLLQRNKLGSVRPPKRCRSDMDNTSTSDIVIINGNSHPDLANMVAERMGIKNGGCSVFHKSNRETIVEISDSVRGKDIYIIQTGTKDANNNIMELLIMAYACKTSSARSIVGVIPYLPYSKQCKMRKRGCIVSKLLAKMMCTSGLTHIITMDLHQKEIQGFFDIPVDNLRASPFLLQYIQESIPDYRNSVIVARNPGVAKKANSYAERLRLGLAVIHGEQKETDADEVDGRYSPPPTSAYSNLLGNSVEMCLPATPSTRQRTTSVSVGVPEHIVKVKPPLTIVGDVSGRIAIMVDDLIDDVQAFVAAAEMLKEHGACKIYVLATHGLLSSDAPRQLDESPIDEIVVTNTIPHEIQKLQCHKIKTIDISILIAEAIRRIHNKESMSYLFRNVTLED; this is encoded by the exons ATTAGGCAGCGTACGGCCACCAAAGCGTTGCAGGAGCGACATGGATAACACCTCCACCTCGGACATCGTCATCATCAATGGCAACTCGCATCCGGATCTGGCCAACATGGTGGCCGAGCGGATGGGCATCAAGAACGGCGGCTGCTCCGTGTTCCACAAGTCCAACAGGGAGACCATTGTGGAGATCAGCGATTCCGTAAGAGGCAAGGACATCTACATCATCCAGACGGGCACCAA GGatgccaacaacaacatcatGGAGCTGCTGATCATGGCCTACGCCTGCAAGACCTCGTCAGCCCGCTCCATCGTGGGGGTGATTCCTTACTTGCCGTATTCGAAGCAGTGCAAGATGCGCAAGCGCGGCTGCATTGTGTCCAAGCTGCTGGCCAAGATGATGTGCACCTCGGGCCTGACCCACATCATCACCATGGACCTGCACCAGAAGGAGATCCAGGGCTTCTTCGACATACCAGTGGACAATCTGAGGGCGTCGCCCTTTCTGCTCCAATACATTCAGGAGAGC ATTCCCGACTATCGCAACTCGGTGATTGTGGCCCGCAATCCTGGAGTGGCCAAGAAGGCCAACTCGTATGCCGAGCGCCTACGACTTGGCCTGGCCGTCATCCACGGCGAACAGAAGGAGACCGATGCCGACGAGGTCGACGGCCGGTACTCCCCTCCACCGACCAG TGCGTATAGCAATTTATTAGGAAATTCAGTTGAAATGTGCTTACCAGCGACGCCTAG CACCCGCCAGCGGACCACCTCGGTTTCGGTGGGTGTGCCGGAGCACATTGTCAAGGTCAAGCCCCCACTGACCATTGTGGGCGATGTCAGCGGCCGCATCGCCATCATGGTG GATGACCTGATCGACGACGTCCAGGCCTTTGTGGCCGCCGCCGAGATGCTGAAGGAGCACGGGGCCTGCAAGATCTACGTGCTGGCCACCCATGGTCTGCTCAGCTCAGATGCCCCGCGACAGCTGGACGAGTCGCCCATCGATGAG ATCGTCGTCACCAATACCATTCCACACGAGATCCAGAAGCTGCAGTGTCACAAGATCAAGACGATCGACATCTCCATTCTGATCGCCGAGGCCATTCGGCGCATCCACAACAAGGAGTCCATGTCCTATCTGTTCCGCAACGTAACGCTGGAGGATTAG
- the LOC108025343 gene encoding phosphoribosyl pyrophosphate synthase-associated protein 2 isoform X1, protein MLLQRNKLGSVRPPKRCRSDMDNTSTSDIVIINGNSHPDLANMVAERMGIKNGGCSVFHKSNRETIVEISDSVRGKDIYIIQTGTKDANNNIMELLIMAYACKTSSARSIVGVIPYLPYSKQCKMRKRGCIVSKLLAKMMCTSGLTHIITMDLHQKEIQGFFDIPVDNLRASPFLLQYIQESIPDYRNSVIVARNPGVAKKANSYAERLRLGLAVIHGEQKETDADEVDGRYSPPPTSAYSNLLGNSVEMCLPATPRNSTPQHAPSSSTRQRTTSVSVGVPEHIVKVKPPLTIVGDVSGRIAIMVDDLIDDVQAFVAAAEMLKEHGACKIYVLATHGLLSSDAPRQLDESPIDEIVVTNTIPHEIQKLQCHKIKTIDISILIAEAIRRIHNKESMSYLFRNVTLED, encoded by the exons ATTAGGCAGCGTACGGCCACCAAAGCGTTGCAGGAGCGACATGGATAACACCTCCACCTCGGACATCGTCATCATCAATGGCAACTCGCATCCGGATCTGGCCAACATGGTGGCCGAGCGGATGGGCATCAAGAACGGCGGCTGCTCCGTGTTCCACAAGTCCAACAGGGAGACCATTGTGGAGATCAGCGATTCCGTAAGAGGCAAGGACATCTACATCATCCAGACGGGCACCAA GGatgccaacaacaacatcatGGAGCTGCTGATCATGGCCTACGCCTGCAAGACCTCGTCAGCCCGCTCCATCGTGGGGGTGATTCCTTACTTGCCGTATTCGAAGCAGTGCAAGATGCGCAAGCGCGGCTGCATTGTGTCCAAGCTGCTGGCCAAGATGATGTGCACCTCGGGCCTGACCCACATCATCACCATGGACCTGCACCAGAAGGAGATCCAGGGCTTCTTCGACATACCAGTGGACAATCTGAGGGCGTCGCCCTTTCTGCTCCAATACATTCAGGAGAGC ATTCCCGACTATCGCAACTCGGTGATTGTGGCCCGCAATCCTGGAGTGGCCAAGAAGGCCAACTCGTATGCCGAGCGCCTACGACTTGGCCTGGCCGTCATCCACGGCGAACAGAAGGAGACCGATGCCGACGAGGTCGACGGCCGGTACTCCCCTCCACCGACCAG TGCGTATAGCAATTTATTAGGAAATTCAGTTGAAATGTGCTTACCAGCGACGCCTAG AAACTCTACTCCACAACACGCCCCATCCAGCAGCACCCGCCAGCGGACCACCTCGGTTTCGGTGGGTGTGCCGGAGCACATTGTCAAGGTCAAGCCCCCACTGACCATTGTGGGCGATGTCAGCGGCCGCATCGCCATCATGGTG GATGACCTGATCGACGACGTCCAGGCCTTTGTGGCCGCCGCCGAGATGCTGAAGGAGCACGGGGCCTGCAAGATCTACGTGCTGGCCACCCATGGTCTGCTCAGCTCAGATGCCCCGCGACAGCTGGACGAGTCGCCCATCGATGAG ATCGTCGTCACCAATACCATTCCACACGAGATCCAGAAGCTGCAGTGTCACAAGATCAAGACGATCGACATCTCCATTCTGATCGCCGAGGCCATTCGGCGCATCCACAACAAGGAGTCCATGTCCTATCTGTTCCGCAACGTAACGCTGGAGGATTAG